One Salvelinus namaycush isolate Seneca chromosome 4, SaNama_1.0, whole genome shotgun sequence genomic window carries:
- the nif3l1 gene encoding NIF3-like protein 1 isoform X1 yields MLTGYKNVFQRILSLICRRSYHESISQTLACSPLSSHSKLSALRSSFFSDPSHCSIRSCQLSTHLHLCHCYSFSCSLSHSSRPTGPMDLKEVLKVLEQLAPLSLAESWDNVGLLVEPIKCRPIKTILLTNDLTDSVMSEAEAMNCDLIISYHPLLFHPIKCLVSKDWKQRLAIRAITAGIAVFSPHTSWDSVKGGVNDWLVEGVGSGKVSVLSQAFSSAPQSHKLEFTARSQEELNTIMAELKGMNSGVNLQHTAVSSETDGFFVSLICPDSGLTPSVQTLLQHATPSQSLSILQVKKRPLPGYGQGRLNVLDEPVTVAAAVQQMKSHLGLNHLRLALGAQQTLESIVSTVAVCAGSGGSVLKGVKADLYITGEMSHHEVLDSVAAGASVILSDHSNSERGFLAVFKKRLAGHLSNSVTVALSRADRDPLEVV; encoded by the exons ATGTTGACTGGATACAAGAATGTTTTCCAGAGAATTCTGTCATTGATCTGCAGAAGGAGCTACCACGAAAGCATCTCTCAAACACTCGCTTGTTCCCCTTTGTCTTCTCACTCCAAATTGTCTGCCCTTCGCTCATCCTTTTTTTCTGACCCCTCTCATTGTAGTATTAGGTCTTGTCAGCTTTCTACCCATCTCCATCTCTGTCATTGCTACTCTTTTTCGTGCTCCCTTTCCCACTCTTCTCGTCCAACAGGTCCAATGGATTTAAAGGAGGTTCTCAAGGTTCTGGAGCAGCTCGCCCCTCTATCACTGGCAGAGTCCTGGGATAACGTTGGCCTATTAGTTGAGCCCATTAAATGTCGGCCTATCAAAACCATCCTGTTAACCAATGACCTGACCGACTCTGTCATGTCAGAAGCAGAGGCCATGAACTGCGATCTCATTATCTCTTACCACCCCCTGTTGTTTCATCCAATCAAGTGCTTGGTTTCAAAGGACTGGAAGCAGCGATTGGCTATCCGGGCGATTACGGCTGGAATAGCAGTGTTTTCTCCTCACACCTCTTGGGACAGCGTCAAAGGAGGCGTGAATGACTGGCTGGTTGAAGGAGTTG GGAGTGGCAAAGTTTCAGTGTTGAGTCAAGCATTCAGTAGCGCCCCCCAGAGCCACAAACTGGAGTTTACAGCCAGGAGTCAGGAGGAGCTCAACACCATCATGGCAGAACTGAAGGGGATGAATAGCGGTGTCAATTTACAGCACACAGCTGTCAG CTCTGAAACTGATGGCTTCTTCGTAAGTCTGATCTGTCCAGACTCAGGGCTGACCCCCAGTGTTCAAACTCTGTTACAACACGCCACTCCCAGCCAGTCTCTCAGTATCCTTCAAGTAAAAAAG CGTCCTCTCCCAGGCTACGGCCAAGGGCGACTCAACGTTTTGGACGAGCCCGTAACTGTGGCGGCGGCCGTCCAGCAAATGAAATCACACCTGGGTTTGAATCACCTTCGACTGGCCCTCGGAGCCCAGCAAACTTTAG AGTCCATTGTAAGCACCGTGGCAGTGTGTGCTGGGTCCGGAGGCTCAGTATTGAAAGGAGTGAAAGCAGACCTCTACATCACTG GTGAGATGTCCCATCACGAGGTCCTGGACTCCGTTGCTGCGGGTGCCAGCGTGATCCTCAGTGACCATAGCAACAGCGAGCGGGGTTTCCTGGCCGTGTTCAAGAAGAGGCTGGCAGGGCATCTGTCCAACTCCGTTACCGTGGCGCTGTCACGGGCTGACAGGGACCCCCTGGAGGTGGTCTGA
- the nif3l1 gene encoding NIF3-like protein 1 isoform X2 yields the protein MDLKEVLKVLEQLAPLSLAESWDNVGLLVEPIKCRPIKTILLTNDLTDSVMSEAEAMNCDLIISYHPLLFHPIKCLVSKDWKQRLAIRAITAGIAVFSPHTSWDSVKGGVNDWLVEGVGSGKVSVLSQAFSSAPQSHKLEFTARSQEELNTIMAELKGMNSGVNLQHTAVSSETDGFFVSLICPDSGLTPSVQTLLQHATPSQSLSILQVKKRPLPGYGQGRLNVLDEPVTVAAAVQQMKSHLGLNHLRLALGAQQTLESIVSTVAVCAGSGGSVLKGVKADLYITGEMSHHEVLDSVAAGASVILSDHSNSERGFLAVFKKRLAGHLSNSVTVALSRADRDPLEVV from the exons ATGGATTTAAAGGAGGTTCTCAAGGTTCTGGAGCAGCTCGCCCCTCTATCACTGGCAGAGTCCTGGGATAACGTTGGCCTATTAGTTGAGCCCATTAAATGTCGGCCTATCAAAACCATCCTGTTAACCAATGACCTGACCGACTCTGTCATGTCAGAAGCAGAGGCCATGAACTGCGATCTCATTATCTCTTACCACCCCCTGTTGTTTCATCCAATCAAGTGCTTGGTTTCAAAGGACTGGAAGCAGCGATTGGCTATCCGGGCGATTACGGCTGGAATAGCAGTGTTTTCTCCTCACACCTCTTGGGACAGCGTCAAAGGAGGCGTGAATGACTGGCTGGTTGAAGGAGTTG GGAGTGGCAAAGTTTCAGTGTTGAGTCAAGCATTCAGTAGCGCCCCCCAGAGCCACAAACTGGAGTTTACAGCCAGGAGTCAGGAGGAGCTCAACACCATCATGGCAGAACTGAAGGGGATGAATAGCGGTGTCAATTTACAGCACACAGCTGTCAG CTCTGAAACTGATGGCTTCTTCGTAAGTCTGATCTGTCCAGACTCAGGGCTGACCCCCAGTGTTCAAACTCTGTTACAACACGCCACTCCCAGCCAGTCTCTCAGTATCCTTCAAGTAAAAAAG CGTCCTCTCCCAGGCTACGGCCAAGGGCGACTCAACGTTTTGGACGAGCCCGTAACTGTGGCGGCGGCCGTCCAGCAAATGAAATCACACCTGGGTTTGAATCACCTTCGACTGGCCCTCGGAGCCCAGCAAACTTTAG AGTCCATTGTAAGCACCGTGGCAGTGTGTGCTGGGTCCGGAGGCTCAGTATTGAAAGGAGTGAAAGCAGACCTCTACATCACTG GTGAGATGTCCCATCACGAGGTCCTGGACTCCGTTGCTGCGGGTGCCAGCGTGATCCTCAGTGACCATAGCAACAGCGAGCGGGGTTTCCTGGCCGTGTTCAAGAAGAGGCTGGCAGGGCATCTGTCCAACTCCGTTACCGTGGCGCTGTCACGGGCTGACAGGGACCCCCTGGAGGTGGTCTGA